One genomic window of Tatumella citrea includes the following:
- a CDS encoding HesA/MoeB/ThiF family protein: MLSDQDFMRYSRQLLLEEIGPVGQEQLANSTVLVVGLGGLGSPAALYLAAAGVGTLLLADDDSLHISNLQRQILFRSNDTGKQKATLAASTLHELNPSVHLHALAQRIDAEQLNRLPARPTLVLDCSDNMATRQLLNSWCIEQQIPLVSASAVGFSGQLLVLTPPWTQGCYRCLWPDSAEPERNCRNSGVAGPVVGMMGSLQALEAIKLIATGHSAASGQLILFDGRELQWRRLQLTPAADCPVCGEAHADYA, encoded by the coding sequence ATGCTCAGTGACCAGGATTTTATGCGTTACAGCCGCCAACTGTTGCTGGAGGAAATTGGCCCGGTGGGTCAGGAACAACTGGCCAACTCAACTGTTCTGGTCGTCGGGCTGGGAGGGCTAGGCTCACCAGCCGCTCTGTATCTGGCAGCTGCCGGTGTAGGTACACTGTTGCTGGCTGATGATGATTCATTGCACATCAGCAACCTTCAACGGCAAATCCTGTTCCGTAGCAATGACACCGGCAAACAGAAAGCGACACTGGCAGCCAGCACACTGCATGAACTCAATCCTTCGGTTCACCTGCATGCCCTGGCACAACGGATAGATGCTGAGCAGCTAAACCGCTTACCGGCCAGACCCACACTAGTCCTCGACTGTAGTGACAATATGGCGACCCGTCAGTTGTTGAATAGCTGGTGTATTGAACAACAGATCCCGCTGGTCTCTGCCAGTGCGGTAGGATTCAGCGGGCAGTTGCTGGTACTGACGCCTCCCTGGACGCAGGGATGTTACCGTTGTCTGTGGCCGGATTCGGCAGAACCAGAGCGAAACTGCCGTAACAGTGGAGTCGCAGGGCCGGTGGTTGGCATGATGGGGAGCCTGCAGGCGCTGGAAGCAATCAAGCTGATCGCTACCGGTCACAGTGCTGCGTCAGGGCAACTGATTCTGTTTGACGGTCGTGAACTGCAATGGCGTCGTCTGCAACTCACACCGGCTGCAGACTGTCCGGTATGCGGAGAAGCCCATGCAGATTACGCTTAA
- a CDS encoding thiazole synthase, with product MLKIADKTFSSRLLTGTGKFSSPTVMQQALQASGSQLATLAMKRIDLNSRQDDILAPLLQSGVMLLPNTSGAKTAGEALFAARLAREALGTHWVKLEIHPDSRYLLPDPIETLKAAEQLVKEGFVVLPYCGADPVLCKRLEAVGCAAVMPLGAPIGSNKGLLSRDFLQIIIEQANVPVIVDAGIGLPSDACEAMEYGADAVLVNTAIATARDPVATARAFALATEAGYLARGPAAIQHHASPSSPLTAFLDAGLVEENSNG from the coding sequence ATGTTAAAAATAGCAGATAAAACTTTCAGCTCTCGTCTGTTGACGGGCACCGGAAAATTTTCTTCACCAACCGTTATGCAGCAAGCATTGCAGGCATCGGGATCTCAACTGGCCACCCTGGCAATGAAGCGAATCGATCTCAACAGCCGACAGGATGATATTCTGGCGCCACTGTTGCAATCCGGCGTGATGTTGCTGCCAAACACTTCCGGAGCCAAGACTGCCGGTGAAGCATTATTCGCCGCACGCCTGGCCCGGGAAGCTTTGGGTACTCACTGGGTAAAACTCGAAATTCACCCCGACAGTCGCTACTTGCTGCCAGACCCGATAGAAACCCTGAAAGCCGCAGAACAGCTGGTAAAAGAAGGATTTGTGGTACTACCCTATTGCGGGGCTGACCCTGTGTTGTGTAAGCGGCTGGAAGCCGTCGGGTGTGCTGCGGTTATGCCATTAGGTGCGCCAATCGGCAGTAATAAAGGGCTGCTAAGCCGCGACTTTCTGCAAATCATCATAGAGCAGGCCAATGTCCCGGTGATTGTAGATGCCGGAATTGGTTTGCCTTCGGATGCCTGCGAAGCTATGGAGTACGGAGCTGATGCTGTGCTGGTGAATACTGCCATTGCCACTGCCCGCGATCCTGTCGCTACCGCCAGAGCTTTTGCGCTAGCCACCGAAGCCGGTTACCTGGCCAGAGGCCCTGCCGCTATTCAGCATCACGCCAGCCCAAGTAGCCCGTTAACGGCATTTCTTGATGCAGGGCTGGTAGAGGAGAACAGCAATGGCTGA
- the thiE gene encoding thiamine phosphate synthase produces the protein MMTQKFPPVPLRCGLYAVVDSVEWIARLLDAGVMTLQLRMKQGSAAEKEQAIIDSIRLAAARQARLFINDDWQLAIKHGAYGVHLGQEDLDTADLDAILQAGLRLGVSTHDSHEIARVLPLHPSYIALGHVFPTNTKQMPSQPQGLDNLRHHVRQLAGIPTVAIGGISIDRAADVLATGVGSIAVVSAITAAADWRDAVAQLQSRVAEAHRGTADAQ, from the coding sequence ATAATGACGCAGAAATTTCCGCCGGTACCACTGCGCTGTGGGTTATACGCCGTAGTAGATAGTGTTGAATGGATAGCCCGGCTGCTGGATGCCGGGGTAATGACCCTGCAGTTGCGGATGAAACAAGGCAGTGCCGCCGAAAAAGAACAGGCCATCATCGATAGTATCCGTCTGGCGGCTGCCCGCCAGGCTCGGTTATTTATTAACGATGACTGGCAACTGGCCATTAAACATGGTGCCTATGGCGTACACCTCGGACAGGAGGATTTAGACACTGCGGATTTGGATGCGATCCTGCAGGCTGGCCTGCGTTTAGGGGTATCAACCCATGATAGTCATGAAATCGCCAGGGTTTTACCTCTTCACCCTTCCTATATCGCGCTCGGTCATGTTTTCCCGACAAATACCAAACAGATGCCATCTCAGCCTCAGGGGCTGGACAACCTGCGTCATCATGTCCGGCAACTGGCCGGAATACCTACCGTCGCGATTGGCGGGATAAGTATCGACAGAGCTGCTGACGTACTGGCCACCGGAGTAGGTAGTATTGCCGTCGTCAGTGCGATTACGGCAGCGGCAGACTGGCGAGATGCCGTGGCACAGTTGCAGTCACGGGTGGCTGAAGCACACAGAGGTACCGCAGATGCTCAGTGA
- the thiS gene encoding sulfur carrier protein ThiS: MQITLNDKLISVSPSCPLSQLLQQLRVRQKGTALAVNGQIIPAAGWPEYLLQENDDVVVFQVIAGG, from the coding sequence ATGCAGATTACGCTTAATGACAAACTGATATCTGTCAGCCCTTCCTGTCCCCTTAGCCAGTTGCTTCAACAACTCCGGGTACGCCAGAAAGGTACGGCTTTGGCGGTCAATGGCCAGATAATCCCCGCCGCTGGCTGGCCAGAATATCTGCTGCAGGAGAATGATGATGTCGTGGTTTTTCAGGTCATTGCCGGAGGCTAA